Within Bradymonas sediminis, the genomic segment GGACGCGGCGACCCGGGCGGTCTCGCCGGGGGCGGTAGCCGCGGGCTATTTTGAGCAGGAAGCGCCTGGGCGCGACGCCGCCCAAAATGCCGAAGATGAGGAGGTGGGCGAGGCCCTGGCCGAGATCGTATCGCCGCAGCCGCCGGTGCAATGGGAAAAACGCGGGCGCATCGAGCCTGCGCCGCAACTGCTGGGCGCCGGTCTCGGGCTCTTCGGGTTGCGCACCGTGCGCATGGTCGACCGGCAATCGGAGCGCGACGCGCTATGGGCGACGCTTCGCCAGATGCACCGCGACTTTCAGCCGCGGGTCGTAATTTTGCGCGGGAGCACCGGGACGGGCAAGTCGCGCCTGTCGCGCTGGCTCTGTGAGCGCGCGTCCGAAGTCGGCGCGGCCAAGGTCCTGACGGCGACGCATTCGCAGATGGACTCGCCCAGCGACGGGCTCGCTGCGCTCTTTGCCCGCCACTATGGATGCGTGGGTTTAAATCGCCACGAGACCGAGCGCCGGCTGCGCACCATTTTAGAGGCCGAAGGGGTCACCGAGCCCTACGAGTGGCGCGCGTTGACCGAGTATATTTCGCCATTTAACAGCAACCTGGCCGCCAATGATCCGTCGGTTGAGCGCGTGCGGTTGACCTCGGAGGCGCAACGCTTTTCGCTGCTACGCCGCGCGGTCGAGCGCGTGGCGCGCAAGCAACCGCTCATCATCTGCTTTGAGGATATTCATTGGAGCGCGGAGTCGTTGGCCTGGATGCAATTTTTGATGGCCGGCGATGCTATCCGGGTGCCGATTATGCTCGTCGCCACCGCGCATGAGGACCTGCTGGCCGAGTGCCCCAGAGAGCGAGAGTCGCTCGAAGCATTGGCCAAATTAGAGTGCGCGCAGACCCATCGTATCTTGCCGCTGAACGCGGAGGATACCGCCGAACTGGTGCGACGACTTCTGCTGCTCGAGGGAGGTCTGGCCGAGCAGGTCGAGGAGCGCTCCGGCGGAAACCCGCTCTTCGCCGTGCAACTGGTCGGCGATTGGGTGAGCACCGGGAAGTTGAAGGTCGGCGAGCGTGGGTTTTGCCTGGAAGAGGGCGGCGAGGTGACGATTCCCGATGGGGTCCACCAAATCTGGCGCGCCCGGCTTAAATATGTGCTCGACCGAAGCGCCAACCCCGACCATACCCGCCAGGCGCTTGAGCTTGCCGCGGCGTTTGGGGTGGCGGTGGATCGCGCTGAGTGGCGCCACGCCTGCGCGGCCGCGGGGCTCGCGGTCGACGAAGCGCTTGAAGACACGCTCTTTGAGCACGCCCTCGCCCAGCCGGGGCGTGATGACGCAAGCGATCGCCAGTCTCGCACCCTGGTTGATTCCGGCTGGCGTTTCGCCCATCGCATGTTGCGCGAGAGCCTGCAACGCCTGAGCGTCGAAGCCAATCGCTGGGAGCTGCTCAACTCGATTGGCGCCGATACCCTCGACGCGCTGTATCCGGAGTCTGCGGCCCATGCGGAGCGCCGGGCGCATTATCTTCGCCAGGCCGGGCGCCTTGCTGAAGCCGCGGTTACGCTGATGTCGGCCGTGCGCTACCGCAGCCAGCGCAGCGAGTTATCGCGGGCGCATGAGCTGCTCGACGAGCTCGAAGCACTCCTCGATACGCTGGAGGCCAACGCCGCGCTGATGCCGGCATCCCTTGCGCTCCCGAGGGATTGGTTGAGCCGCGAGCGCGCGCGTGGCTGGCTGCATCGCTCCGAGATTTTCGGATGGTCCGGGCGTTTTAAGCGCGCGCTAAAATTTGGCAATCTGGCCGCAGATGCGGCCGAGAAGTTGGGCAGCGTGAGCCTTATTTCGCCGGCTTATTGTGCCCTGGCAAACGCCCATCTTCACCTGGGCAATTACGACGTCGCGCAGAGCGCTTTCGAGCGGGCGCGAGAGGCCGAGCGCGCCGCGGTGCCGCAACTTCCCGCCTATCAACGCGGGCTGAGCACGCTGGGGCTCGCCCGGGTTCGGATCGCGCTGGGCGCGTTTGGGGACGCCCAAGAATTGCTTCATGGGGCGCGCGAGATCTTCGAGGAGTGCGGCGATTCGCAATCGTTGGCGCGCTGCTATAACGCGCTGGGTGACGTCGCCCGAAAGGTCGGCGAGCTTGAGCAGGCGCGCGCTTATTCTGTAGAGGCGCGCGGGCTCTTTGCCAGCGGCGGAAACCAGATCGGCGTGGCCGATTGTCTCAATGATCTCGGGGAGTTGTATTATCTTCTGGGCGACCCGCAGGCCGCGGAGTCCCATGTCGAGGATGCGCTTCGACTCTATGAATCGATCGGCTCCAAGCGCGCGATGGGGGTGCGGCTGAACCTCGCGCTGTTGTGGATCGAGCGGCGCGAATTCGAGCGCGCCCGCCAATTGCTGGTCAACGCGCGCGACCATTTTGAGCGCGAACGCCAGCGCAGCGACCTCGCCCACGCGAGCATCTTATTGCTCGCGTGCGCGGCCCATCATCATGATTGGGTGATCTGGAACGCGCTCTTTGCCCAGGCCGAGGAGCTTCGGCGAAGCACGGGGATGCGTGACCCGCATATCGCCCGGGCGGCGGCGGTCGCCGCGCAGGTCACCGAGTCCGCCGGTGACCCCGCGCGCGCGGCGAAGGCGCGGGCGCTTAGCGAGGCGTTTGAGTGCGAATAAACGCCTCGCCGGTGGGATGAATTAGGCGCGCTCGGCCAGGTCTTCCCAGCGCTCCATGACCTCCATCAGCTCGTCGTCGAGCGCGCTCTGCTCTTCGGCGAGGACGCGCATGGCCTCGTGGTCGGTCGGGTTGGCGGCCATTTCTTCGGCGATCTGGGCGCTGCGCTTCTCAATCGCCTCGATGCGCTTCTCGCAGGCGGCGAGTTCTTTTTTCTCTTTATAGCTAAGCCCGGTGGCGGATTTGGAGGATTGTTCGGCCTCCTGACGCGCGGCTTCGGCGGCCTTTTCGGCGTTGCGGGTGGCCTTGCGGTCGGCGGCTTCCAGGGATGCCTGCTCTTTTCGGTACTCGTACCAGGGCGAGTAGGAGCCGGGGAATTCCTCGATGGTGCCGTCTTCGCCGAAGACCAGCAGGTGGTCCACGGCGCGGTCCAAGAAGTGGCGGTCATGGCTGACCACGATGAGCACGCCGCTGAAGGCGTCGAGATAATCCTCGAGGATGCCAAGGGTCTCGACGTCGAGGTCGTTGGTCGGCTCGTCGAGCAGCAAAAAGTTCGGGCTGCGCATCAACTGACCGAGCAAGTACAGCCGGCGGCGCTCGCCGCCGGATAGTTTCTCGATCACATCCCATTGGCGCTCGCGGCTAAAGAGAAACTTCTCGAGCATCTGCGTGGCCGTGAAGAACCCCTCGGTGGTCTCGATCTTATTGGAGATATTCAGGATATAATCGTGAACGCGCTCCGCCGGGTCCAGGTTGCTCGACTGCTGGTCATAATAGCCAAAGACGATGGTCTCGCCGACGTCGATGGTGCCCGAGTCGGCGGTGGTGCGCCCGGTGATGATATCGAGCAGGGTCGATTTGCCGGCGCCGTTTGGCCCGACGATGCCCAGGCGGTCGTTGCGCGCGAAGTTATAGGAGAAGTCTTTGATGACGACTTTTTCGGGCTTCTCTTCGCTGCCGTCGGCGCCGCCGGCCTGGCGGGGCCATGACTTGTGGATATTTTCGAGCACCACCGTCTTTTTGCCCAGGCGGCTCTCGACGGTGTCGATCTCGACGTCGCCGCGCTGCTCGGTGAGGTGGGTCGTGTTGATCAACTCGTGGGCGCGCTCGACGCGCACCTTGCTCTTGGAGGTTCGCGCCTTCGGTCCACGACGCAGCCACTCAAGCTCGCGCCGGGCGAGGTTTTTGCGCTTGTCCTCGCGCTTTTGGAGCATCTCGTAGCGCTGGTCGCGCTTCTCCAAAAAGGTCGAATAATTGCCCTCGTAGCGGTGCAGGGTCTGGTCGGCCAACTCAACGATCACCTCGCAGACCCGCTCAAGGAAATAGCGGTCATGGGTGACCATCAAGAGGCCGCCGGTGCGATTGGTCAGGTAGTCCTCGAGCCACTCGATGGTGTCGACGTCCAGGTGGTTGGTGGGCTCGTCGAGGATGAGCAAGTCCGAGGGGCGAATCAGCGCGCGGCTCAGCGCCACGCGGCGGCGCTGGCCACCCGACATGGTGCCGATGCGCTGGTCCAGGTCGACGATCCCCAGCTTGGTCAGGATGGTCTTCGCGTCATTCTCCAGCGTCCATCCGCCCAGGGCGTCCATCTGCTCGCCGAGCTGTCCCATCTTCTCGATGAGCGCCTCGCTATAGTCGCCCTGGGCCATCTTTCGGGCGAGCTTCTCGTAGGCGCGCACGACCTCAAAGACCGGCGGACCTTCGTCGAGCACTTGCTCCAGGGCGGTCAGCTCCTCGTTGAGCTCGGGCGCCTGGTCGAGGACCTCGATGCGCAGGCCTTTTGAGGTCGAAATCTCGCCGGTGTCGGCCTGGTGGCGCTGCGAGATGATCTTCAAGAAGGTCGATTTTCCGGCGCCGTTGACTCCGATGACGCCGATCTTGTCGCGCTCGTTGATCGTCAGGTTCACGTCTTCGAAGAGCGTGCGAACGCCGTAGGCTTTGGAGATATTTTCGGCGGTCAACAGGACCATAATCACTTCAAGGGGTACGGGGGCTGTGAATGTGAGCGCTCGATGATGCGCTTTGGGCCAGTGATCGTTGAAAATCGGTGCAGGTGCAAGGGTGCGTTAGGTGTTTGGCCGCCAAATTTGGTTTCCGCCCCAAATCGTATATGACGGATGACTGAATAATCGCGGCGTATCTGCTATAGAAGCTGCCCGAGCCAGCGGCTCGTTTCAATCAACCCGAGAGTCGGAATCAGAGATGATAGATTTAGGAAGACAATTGGCTGGCCTTCGGCGGCGGGTGTTGCTCGCCTTGGTGATGCTCGCGACGCTTTTGTTATTCGCGGGTTGCGAGGACAAGGGGCCGTACCCGCTGGAGCTCAGTGATTATCAGACGGCGGTGCTCGGCCTGGATTTTAAGACGCTGCCCGCCAGGGGGCTGGTCGACCAGAAGGGCGAGGCGTTCTCCTTCGCGAATTATTGGGCCGACGGCAAGCCGGTGATGATGACCGAGATTTATACAAATTGCCCGATGCCGGATATGTGCCCGATGCTGATGGCGAAGGTCGCGCGCGCGCAGACCATCCTGGCAGAACAGGGCGTGAAGCCGCAGGATTATCGCGTGCTCATCCTGTCGATGGACCCGGAGAATGACCCGCCCGAGGCGATGCTCAGCTACGCCCAGGTGCACGGGCTGCGCATGGAGAACGTGACCCTGGTGACGGGCAATAAACAGACGCTCGACGCGGTTATGAAGAAGCTCGAGGTCGGCATTCGCATGGCGCCCGACGGCGAGCTCATCCATAGCATGCGCACCTATGTCATGGACGCCGAGGGCAAGATCGCCGCGGGCTTCCGCCAGTCCGGCTGGAAGCCCGAGGAGCTCGCGACCCGCCTCAAAGGGCAGCTTTGATCCGTTCGTCCTAAATTCGTTATTTATCGCATATTCAACGTCGAAAATTATTATGATTAACAAATCAAAATTAGTCGTCTGCTCGGGTGTTTTGAATCTTTTGCTGGCCGCGGGCTGTGCTTCGGCGCCCCAGGCCGAGGACGCGCAGGCGCCGGTGGAGCAGGCGCAGGCGGGAGAGGCTGCGGATACCTCAGCCGATGCGCCGACCAAGGGTTTTGACGCGCGCCTTAGCACCTATGAGTATCCCTATGAGGTGAGCTTCTACACATTTGAGACCCAGGGCCAGACGCTTGAGATGGCCTATATGGACGTCAAACCGGAGACGCCAAATGGGCAGATTGTGGTGCTCTTGCACGGCAAGAACTTCGCGGGCGCCTATTGGAAGAATACGATCGAGGCGCTGGTCGCGCAGGGTTACCGCGTGGTGGTGCCCGACCAGATCGGCTTCGGAAAATCGACCAAGCCCGAGCTGCTCCAATATAGCGTGCAGGGTCTGGCCGATTATACCCACCAATTGCTGGCGTCGATCGGGGTCGAGAAGGCCAGCTTCGTGGTCCACTCGATGGGCGGCATGATCGGCGCGCGCTACGCGCTGATGTTCCCGGACGCGGTCGACAAGCTCGTGATGGTCAACCCGATCGGGCTGGAGGATTGGAAGTTGAAGGCGCCGTATTTGAGCGTCGACGAGTGGTACGCGCGCGAGCGCAAGAAGACGGCCGATGATATCCGCAGCTATATGACCGACAGCTATTTTGACGGGCAGTGGAAGCCGGAATACGAGACGTTGATCGACGTGCCGGTGGGTTGGATCGACGGGCCGGATTATGACCTGATCGCGTGGAACTCGGCGCTGACCTACGAGATGATCTTCTCGCAGCCGGTGGTCTACGAGTTCGGCAATATCAGCGCGCCGACGCTGCTGATCATCGGCGACCGCGACCGCACCGCGCTCGGCAAGGGCGACGTGTCGCCCGAGGTGCGCGCGACGATGGGGCTCTACGGCGAGCTCGGCAAGAAGACCGCGGCGGCGATTCCGGGCGCGCAATTGGTGGAATTCGAAGGCATCGGGCATATCCCGCAATTCGAGGCGTGGGACCGCTATATCGCGGCGTTGTCGGCGTTTTTAAAGGCTGAATAACTTTGCGCAAGGCGGCGAGATATCTGTGATTGTGTCTCGTCTTCATGCGCGTCACGGAGGTTAATCGATGGGTGTTGGGCATTCGCATGAAGGGGCACATTCTCATGATGAATCACACGGCCACGCGCACGATCATGGGCATGGCCACGAACATGGGCATGGACACAGCCATGCGCCGAAGGCGACGAGCGAGAATGTTCGTCGCCTGAGGTGGACCCTTTTATTGGTGCTCATCTATATGACCGTCGAGGTGGTCGGCGGTCTGTTGAGTAATTCGCTGGCGCTGCTGGCCGACGCGGGGCATATGCTCTCCGACGCCGCCTCGCTCGCCCTGGCGCTGTTCGCGATGTGGATTGCCCAACGCCCGGCCAGCCCGGCGCAGACCTTCGGCTACCACCGGGCTGAGATCCTCGCCGCGCTGGCCAACGCGGTGACGCTGGTCGGTGTGTCGATCTATATCGTCTTTGAGGCGGTGCAGCGCTTCTATGCGCCGGCCGAAGTCCACGGCAACCTGATGATGGGCGTGGCGGTGGGCGGCCTCTTCGTAAACCTGATCGGGCTATGGCTTTTGCATAGCGGGAAGTCCGATAACCTCAATATGCGCGGGGCCTGGCTGCACGTGCTCGGCGATATGCTGGGCAGCGTGGGGGCGATTATCGCGGGCCTGCTTATCTGGGGCTTCGGTTGGCATTGGGCCGACCCGGTCGCCTCAATCATCATCGCGGTGCTGGTCTTATGGTCGGCCTGGCATCTTCTGAAGGCGACGCTTTCGGTGCTGATGGAGTTTTCGCCGCCGCATATCGACGTTGCCAAAGTGCAGGTGGCCCTGGCGAAGATGCCGGGCGTCACCGGCGTGCATGACCTGCATATCTGGACCATCACGAGCGGGAAGGTCGCGCTGTCGGTCCATATTGATGTGGAAAGTCTGGAGGGGTATGCGGAGTTGATGAGTGAGATCCGCCACCATATGGATGATGCGTTCGGCATCAGCCACTGCACGGTGCAGGTCGAGCCGCCGGAGTTCACCCACGAGCCGCAGTGCTTCTGAGCCTGCGGCCCGCGCGAGTTACGAGTCAGGCGCGCTTGAGTCCGGAGCGCAGGAATCTGAGGCCCAGGAGCGCCGCGAATCCGACAAAAAAGACGGGGATTGACCGGCGCCCGCCGGGCGTCGTCGAGCACAAAAAGAGGTCGTCGTCGTTCCCCGGGTCGACGATACCATCGTCGACATGACCCTCGTTGGGGTTCGGGTTCGGGTTGGGGTGGATATACGGGTTGTCGCAGGTGCGCTCGGCGACGAAGCTGGGGGGATAGCTCGCGCAGATCCCGTCGACATCGTCGGGCGCCAGATCGCGTTTCATGGTCTCGCCGAGGTCCGCGCTTGCGTACATGGTGGCGCGCGGCACGGTCGAGTGGTCCATGCCGACGAAGTGGCCGACTTCGTGCACCAGGGTGTTCTTGAGATCGGCGAGGTTCGGGTCGACCGGATCACCGACGTTGAGGTGATATATCTCGGAGTTAATCTCGAGGTCGGCGTCGACGATCTGGCCGGTGCGCGGGTTATAAGTGACGCTGGTGAGCGCGAAGGTCAGGTCGCTGGCGACCTGGTCCCAGCCCGAGTCGCGGAAGACGACCAGGTTGGTGTTCTGGGCCGAGGAGGACTGCTCGTAGCCAATCGCGCTCTGGGCGGTGATGCCCTCGTAGGTCAGCAACATATCGCTGCAATTATCGGGCAGGTCGAAGCCCGGGCACTCCACCTGATTCCACGCCTCGAAGGACTCAAGGATCGTGTCGAGGATTGGCTGGCTGAGGCCGGGCGGGGCGGTGGAATTGGCGGTGCCCCTGTCGTTGATGACAAAGGTCGCCTGGGCCCCGGGCCACAACACAGGCAGCGGGGTCTCGCCGGACTGGCAGGCGTAGGGCCCGCTGCGCGTGCACGTCAACGTCTGCTGATAGGCGTCGGCAGGCATGGGCAGCGCCGCGACAAAAAGAAGCGACAGCGGCAGCGCCGTCGCGATATTTTTTGTGAAGATTTTCACCGATGCATCTCCTAATTAGCAAACCCTCATCGCGCATTTTAATAGCGATTCAACACTGCGCGTAATGCATCATTGGCGAAAACGAATTCGATGTCCAATCGCCGCGCTCAGAATTCTATTTTGTCGGCGGCGAGCGGGTGGGTCCGGTTTCGAGGAAATTTGGCAGGCGTGCGTATAACTTATACAGAAAGCTTGGCACGGCGGCCAAATATTTTAGGTTTTTTGCGCAGATACGCATCACCGGTGTGAGTAAAAGGCAATTTTACGTGACAAGATGGTCGTACTTATGGCATGATGCGCGCAACTGAATGAGCATTCATTCTTTTTCCCACCACACATAGAGGTTACCATGGCAAGATATTCAGTCCCCTTAAAAGACATGCGTTTCGTGCTCGAGGCGCTCGGTTATGAGGATAAGCTCGGCAGCTTCGACGCTTTTGAGATGTACGACCTGGATACCGCGATGCAGGTGCTCGAGGCGATGGCCGCGGTTGCTGAGGACAAGCTCCTTCCGCTTAATCGCAAGGGCGACGTCGAAGGGTTGAAGTTCAACCCCGAGACGGGCGATGTGACCCTGCCCGACGGCTTTGCCGAAGCCTATAAATCGCTGTGCGAAGTCGGCATGATCGGTCTGTCGGCCCCCGAAGAATTCGGCGGCGGCGGCGCGCCCCAGGCGCTCAACGTGCTGGCCAGTGAGATGATGACGGCCGCCAATAAGGGCTTCTCGATGTGCCCCGGCCTGAGCGTTGGCTTAATGCACGCGCTCGAGGCGCACGCGACTCAGGAGCAGAAAGAGAAGTACCTGACCAAGCTTATCACCGGTGAGTGGACGGGCACGATGTGCCTGACCGAGCCGCAGTGTGGTACCGACCTTGGGCTTATCAGCACCAAGGCTGAGCCGCTCGACGACGGTTCCTACAAGCTGACGGGTACCAAGATCTGGATCACCTTCGGTGACCACAACCTCGCCGACAATATCCTTCACCTCGTGCTCGCTCGCCTGCCCGACGCCCCCGAGGGGATTCGCGGCATCAGCGCGTTCATCGTGCCGAAGTTCATGGACGACGGTTCGCGCAACCCGGTCTTCTGCACCGGTCTCGAAGAGAAGATGGGCATCCATGTGTCGCCCACCTGCGTCATGTCGTTGGACGGCGCCATCGGTTATATGGTCGGCGACCCCAATAAGGGCATGCGCTCGATGTTCACCATGATGAATATGGCGCGCTTGAGCGTCGGCATGGAAGGCGTCGCCCTCGGCGAGATCGCCTACCAGACCGCCCTCGACTTCTGCAAAGAGCGTCGCCAGGGTCGTTCGTTGGATAAGTCCAAGAATGACACCAGCGCATCGGCAGACAATATCCTCGTCCACCCCGACGTGCGTCGTCTGCTGCTCAACATCAAAGCGACCAACGAAGCCCTTCGCGGCCTCGGCGTCTGGATTGGTATCGAGCAGGACATCTCCCTGCAGCATCCCGACGAGGCGAAGCGCCAGGAGTCCGACGACCTGGTCGCGCTGCTCACCCCGCTGATCAAGAGCTACGGCTCGGAGCGTGGTTTCCAGAATATCTCGGACGCCATGCAGGCTTGCGGCGGCGCCGGTTATACCGTCGACTGGGATATCGAGCAGTACCTGCGCGACGAGCGCATCGCGATGATCTACGAGGGCACCAACCACATCCAGGCGCTTGACCTGGTCGGCCGTAAATTGCCGATGAAGGGCGGGCGTCTGCTGATGACCTTCCAGCAGCGCGTTCAGGCTTGCCTGGACGAGTGCGCCGAGATCGAAGAGTTGGCCCCGCTGGTCGCACCCTTCCAGAAGGCCGTGGGTCGCCTGATGCAGGCCACCCAGACCGTGGCTTCGCAGGGCATGCAGGACCCGGAATTCGCAGCCTCCGTGGCCTCGAATTACCTCAACCTCTTCTCGCTGGTTACCCTCGGGTTCATCTGGCTTGAGATGGCCAAGCACGCCGTGACCAAAGACGACGCGCTGTCGGCGACCAAGCTCAAGACCGCGCACTACTTCATGCAGATGGTTCTGCCTGAGACCGGTCTGTACGCCAAACTCGTCGGCGTCGGAAAGGACCCGACGATGGCGTTTGACGTCGAAGAATTCTAATCGGATTGGGTCGCTGAGGGGCTTGGAAAAATCCCTCAGCGACCGACCGCTTCAGAATATCGAGAGCACCAAAAAAGCCCCCTTTCGGGGGCTTTTTTGGTGCCAGGTGCACGCTGGGATTCGACGCCAATCAGGGCGTCATCAGAGCTGCATAATCACGCGTTGGCGGTAGCCGCGATATTCCTGCGTCTTGCGCAGGTGTCGCAGGAGCTCGTCGTAGTCGGCCTTCTCCAGGGACTTCTCCAGCGCGGTCTTGATCTTTCCGCCTTGAATGGGGCCGGCCTTATCGAAGAACCCCGCGAGCGTCTGCGTGGCAGCGCGGATGTCTTCGGCTTCGATTTGCTCGGCGCATTGCTTTGCGATCTTGGTGATATCTTTTGGGGTGATCGGGCCGGCCTTCGACGACTTGGAGGTCGAGGTCGACTTTGGCGCCGGCTTTTTGTCGGGCGTCGAGGCTGCTTTGACCTCGGGGCTCGGCGCGGCGCTGGCCGCTTCGACAGGGGCGGCGCCGCTTTGGCGGGCTACACCGAGGGTGAGCAATTCGAGCGCCATATCCGAGAATGTACGGTTCGAGTCGGTGGCGAGTTCCTTGATTTTCTCAATCAATTCAACACCTTCGCGGTCCCGCGAGCGAATAACAAGTTGCGCCTTATACTCCATACTTCCTTACTCCCAACTGCTAAATGAAATTTTATATGCTCAAAAGCCAAGCGCCAAGCCAGGGTGATCGTCACGGATATTGGTCGGATTGATACTGGTCAGCGCTGAGGGGGGCATCTTCATGCGATGATGATACTACTGGCGAGGGTGCGAGAGGGCAACCACTCAGCGGAGCGAGTTGCCCAAATAGCCTCGATGCACGATGCACTGGTTGTCAGAGCAGCGCACGTTGCGCCGCGGGCCGGTGCGCAAAAATAGAGCGGCGGCGCCATGCCGCCGCTCTATTTTTTGAGTGTGCGCAAGGCCTACTCGGGCGCGAGATTTACTCGGCCTGAGAGGCGCTGGTTGCTTTCTTCATGTCGCCATCTTGAGCGATGGAGGCCACGTTCACGTCGTTTCCGCGGGCGCGCAATTGCTCGTAGCTATCGTAGCCTTTCTCGCGCAATTGGCCGACCTGGCTGCGCAGGTCCGAGCGGATCTCCTCGCCGCGCTTGGGTGCGAAGAGGACGCCGAGCGTGGCGCCAAGGGCGATGCCGGCGCCGAAGATACCCAGGGCCGGCAGCATCATATCCATGGTGCTGCGCTTGTGCTCAAGGCCCATGCGGTCGAGCAGGTTGTTGACCGAGCTCTCGTAGGTGCTGCTCACGGTGTCATTAAGAGTGTTCATCGACTTTTTCCAGTCCATACCATCTCCTTTCGAGCGCAATAGCGAAACCAACTGTTGGGGGGAAATATCCATAAATTTAATGCCTTATCTAGAAGGTAATTTGAGTGCGATGCGGCCAATCGGCCGCTTATTCACCGCTTGAAAAGGGCGGCGGCGAGGACGGAACCCCGGCGGTCAGATGTTTAAGCTGCGAGCTGGCGATCGGAATGATCAAACCCTTGAGCCCGATGCGCACGATGCGTCGGGTGAAGGGGGTAAAGAGTCCGCCACCGAGGATATAGCCGACGCCCGCGGCAGCTGCGACCACGGCGAAGGGGTTGTCCTGGTAGAGCTGCTTGGGCGACAGGTCTTCGCGCACGCGGTCATAGAGTTGCTGAGCATCGTTGATAACACGTTTCGAATTGTCGATCAGCGTCTGGCTATCGTCGATGAGTTGGTGTGCTGGGTGGTCAGCGGTCATAGCGTAGGCTCCGAGAAGACGGCGGTTTTTCAAAGTTCTGAGCGGGTTGGGTTAATTGCGTGCGCCGATACTTAGACCAGCCAGCGTTTTTTAGCGAGCTTGCCGAGCAGATAGCCCACGCCGATCGCCCCTGCCACGCATAGAGCCGGGTTCTCGCGGATAAACTCGACCGCCTGGTCATTGATCGTGCGCAGTTGGTCGCGGGCATCATCGTAGCGAGCCTCCATTTCATGGAAGCCCTCTTCGATGCGCTCCTGGACGTCGCGGGCGCGCTCGCGAAGGTCGGCGCCGTCTTCGCCAGCGGCGGCGGCCGCCGCGTCGAAGTCCGCCGGGTCAAGGGCGACGGGGTCGCCCAAATTTACGCCCAGGTTCGCGCCAGATTTTGGAGAATCAATGCTCATATTTCAGACCTTTTATTTTCGCGTTGTGTTTCAGTGACCCGGGCGAGCGCAATCGGCGTGCCCGCCTCAGTCTGCGGAGTGCTTTTTAAGACGCGCCACGGGTTAAACCGTCGAATCAAACCGCGTGATATCGAAGATTCGCTTGGTAACTCGACAGGGCGCATCGCCAAAAATGAACTCCGGTAAAAAATGGACCCCGAATCCGATAAGTCAAGCGTTTGCCCGAGAAAAACTTCGTTTTAAGCGGGCATGTGGCTCATTTAGCGCACGCCGAGATAGAAGCCCAGGGCGAGGGCGATGCCGACCAACTCACGGGGGTGCTCGTCGACCCAGGCCCGCCAATCCAGGGTCTCCTCGATATTGAGCTGG encodes:
- a CDS encoding serine/threonine-protein kinase PknK translates to MPKTIRLGPFELSHVIGRGGMGEVWRAVHRADGLEVGIKVLTSQGAHQEEFVRLFRNEIRAVAALDHPGIVRVLDMNAVDAAAQRSSGGRLSAGSPYLVMELAKRGSLDRYVPNTTWPIIRHVLLKVLDALAHAHARGVVHRDLKPQNLLVGCDADDPLGLKIADFGLAHPMDLTGRTGQFEQGWGTPHYMAPEQFRGQFRDYGPATDLYALGVVGWELTTGALPFDSDSPVELSALHLHRKLPVYRPRLEVPAGFEGWLRRLLQKDFRERFPSAAHAAYSLRVILGNNPAFDVADDYDIAGTGEPPPGLSQQLKSQGSTHLLRPSADAGDNTTRHGVADTTRLIDFGDPDGDDMLQVIEEMDAATRAVSPGAVAAGYFEQEAPGRDAAQNAEDEEVGEALAEIVSPQPPVQWEKRGRIEPAPQLLGAGLGLFGLRTVRMVDRQSERDALWATLRQMHRDFQPRVVILRGSTGTGKSRLSRWLCERASEVGAAKVLTATHSQMDSPSDGLAALFARHYGCVGLNRHETERRLRTILEAEGVTEPYEWRALTEYISPFNSNLAANDPSVERVRLTSEAQRFSLLRRAVERVARKQPLIICFEDIHWSAESLAWMQFLMAGDAIRVPIMLVATAHEDLLAECPRERESLEALAKLECAQTHRILPLNAEDTAELVRRLLLLEGGLAEQVEERSGGNPLFAVQLVGDWVSTGKLKVGERGFCLEEGGEVTIPDGVHQIWRARLKYVLDRSANPDHTRQALELAAAFGVAVDRAEWRHACAAAGLAVDEALEDTLFEHALAQPGRDDASDRQSRTLVDSGWRFAHRMLRESLQRLSVEANRWELLNSIGADTLDALYPESAAHAERRAHYLRQAGRLAEAAVTLMSAVRYRSQRSELSRAHELLDELEALLDTLEANAALMPASLALPRDWLSRERARGWLHRSEIFGWSGRFKRALKFGNLAADAAEKLGSVSLISPAYCALANAHLHLGNYDVAQSAFERAREAERAAVPQLPAYQRGLSTLGLARVRIALGAFGDAQELLHGAREIFEECGDSQSLARCYNALGDVARKVGELEQARAYSVEARGLFASGGNQIGVADCLNDLGELYYLLGDPQAAESHVEDALRLYESIGSKRAMGVRLNLALLWIERREFERARQLLVNARDHFERERQRSDLAHASILLLACAAHHHDWVIWNALFAQAEELRRSTGMRDPHIARAAAVAAQVTESAGDPARAAKARALSEAFECE
- the abc-f gene encoding ribosomal protection-like ABC-F family protein, yielding MVLLTAENISKAYGVRTLFEDVNLTINERDKIGVIGVNGAGKSTFLKIISQRHQADTGEISTSKGLRIEVLDQAPELNEELTALEQVLDEGPPVFEVVRAYEKLARKMAQGDYSEALIEKMGQLGEQMDALGGWTLENDAKTILTKLGIVDLDQRIGTMSGGQRRRVALSRALIRPSDLLILDEPTNHLDVDTIEWLEDYLTNRTGGLLMVTHDRYFLERVCEVIVELADQTLHRYEGNYSTFLEKRDQRYEMLQKREDKRKNLARRELEWLRRGPKARTSKSKVRVERAHELINTTHLTEQRGDVEIDTVESRLGKKTVVLENIHKSWPRQAGGADGSEEKPEKVVIKDFSYNFARNDRLGIVGPNGAGKSTLLDIITGRTTADSGTIDVGETIVFGYYDQQSSNLDPAERVHDYILNISNKIETTEGFFTATQMLEKFLFSRERQWDVIEKLSGGERRRLYLLGQLMRSPNFLLLDEPTNDLDVETLGILEDYLDAFSGVLIVVSHDRHFLDRAVDHLLVFGEDGTIEEFPGSYSPWYEYRKEQASLEAADRKATRNAEKAAEAARQEAEQSSKSATGLSYKEKKELAACEKRIEAIEKRSAQIAEEMAANPTDHEAMRVLAEEQSALDDELMEVMERWEDLAERA
- a CDS encoding SCO family protein, whose translation is MIDLGRQLAGLRRRVLLALVMLATLLLFAGCEDKGPYPLELSDYQTAVLGLDFKTLPARGLVDQKGEAFSFANYWADGKPVMMTEIYTNCPMPDMCPMLMAKVARAQTILAEQGVKPQDYRVLILSMDPENDPPEAMLSYAQVHGLRMENVTLVTGNKQTLDAVMKKLEVGIRMAPDGELIHSMRTYVMDAEGKIAAGFRQSGWKPEELATRLKGQL
- a CDS encoding alpha/beta fold hydrolase, whose translation is MINKSKLVVCSGVLNLLLAAGCASAPQAEDAQAPVEQAQAGEAADTSADAPTKGFDARLSTYEYPYEVSFYTFETQGQTLEMAYMDVKPETPNGQIVVLLHGKNFAGAYWKNTIEALVAQGYRVVVPDQIGFGKSTKPELLQYSVQGLADYTHQLLASIGVEKASFVVHSMGGMIGARYALMFPDAVDKLVMVNPIGLEDWKLKAPYLSVDEWYARERKKTADDIRSYMTDSYFDGQWKPEYETLIDVPVGWIDGPDYDLIAWNSALTYEMIFSQPVVYEFGNISAPTLLIIGDRDRTALGKGDVSPEVRATMGLYGELGKKTAAAIPGAQLVEFEGIGHIPQFEAWDRYIAALSAFLKAE